The proteins below come from a single Stomoxys calcitrans chromosome 1, idStoCalc2.1, whole genome shotgun sequence genomic window:
- the LOC106092509 gene encoding ubiquitin carboxyl-terminal hydrolase nonstop, whose amino-acid sequence MSESGCKHFQSYVKEHSLDTYRILDAYFAACINKDAREKKALTCCCFECGSYGIQLFACLHCIYFGCRGSHIISHLRAKKHSISLELSHGTLYCNSCRDFIYDIRSREIAAVNRKLEAKDLQKSLTWTPWIPTPKETNLMLANPRRRNVKANETLGLRGLINLGSTCFMNCIVQALIHTPLLSDYFLSDRHECSAKSSMKCLVCEVARLFQEFYSGSRTPLSLHRLLHLIWNHAKHLAGYEQQDAHEFFIATLDVLHRHCIKAKAETESANKSSSSTATHSNCPTQCNCIIDQIFTGMLQSDVVCQSCKGVSTTIDPFWDISLDLGEAHGGATPKSLIDCLERYTRAEHLGSSAKIKCSTCKSYQESTKQFSLRTLPSVASFHLKRFEHSSLIDKKISTFISFPVEFDMTPFMSEKNNAYGDFRYSLYAVVNHVGTIDAGHYTAYVRHHKDTWVKCDDHIITTATLKQVLDSEGYLLFYHKNILEYE is encoded by the exons GCTTTGACATGTTGCTGCTTTGAATGTGGCAGTTATGGAATTCAACTATTTGCTTGTCTGCATTGCATCTATTTTGGTTGTCGAGGCTCCCACATAATATCTCATTTGCGTGCCAAAAAACATTCCATATCATTGGAATTGTCCCATGGTACATTATATTGTAACTCCTGTCGAGATTTCATTTATGATATACGTTCACGTGAAATCGCTGCCGTCAATCGCAAACTAGAGGCTAAAGATTTACAAAAGAGTCTCACTTGGACACCATGGATACCTACACCTAAGGAAACTAATTTAATGTTAGCTAATCCGCGTCGTCGTAATGTCAAAGCAAATGAAACATTGGGACTTAGGGGTCTCATTAATTTGGGATCCACATGTTTCATGAATTGTATTGTGCAG GCTTTAATACATACACCTCTCCTGAGTGATTACTTCCTATCTGATCGCCATGAATGTAGTGCAAAATCCTCAATGAAATGTCTTGTTTGTGAAGTTGCCCGTCTGTTTCAG GAATTCTATTCGGGATCCCGTACACCATTATCACTTCATCGACTGTTGCATTTAATATGGAATCATGCCAAACACTTGGCTGGCTATGAGCAACAAGATGCTCATGAATTCTTTATAGCCACTCTGGATGTACTACACCGTCATTGTATTAAAGCCAAAGCCGAAACGGAAAGTGCCAATAAATCAAGTTCTTCGACAGCAACACACTCCAATTGTCCCACACAATGTAATTGTATTATAGATCAAATTTTTACCGGTATGCTGCAAAGTGATGTCGTCTGTCAATCTTGCAAGGGTGTCTCAACCACAATAGATCCTTTTTGGGATATCTCACTGGATTTGGGAGAGGCTCATGGTGGTGCCACGCCAAAATCTCTAATCGATTGTCTAGAACGTTATACACGGGCCGAACATTTGGGTTCTTCGGCCAAAATCAAATGTTCCACTTGCAAATCCTATCAAGAATCGACAAAACAATTTAGCCTGCGTACATTGCCAAGTGTAGCTAGTTTTCATTTGAAGCGCTTCGAACATTCTTCATTAATTGATAAGAAAATATCAACGTTTATATCGTTTCCCGTGGAATTCGATATGACACCGTTCATGTCGGAGAAGAATAACGCGTATGGAGATTTTCGTTATTCGCTGTATGCAGTGGTGAATCATGTTGGCACCATAGATGCTGGTCATTATACAGCGTATGTACGACACCACAAGGATACCTGGGTAAAATGTGATGATCATATTATAACAACAGCGACATTAAAACAAGTTCTGGATAGTGAAGG GTATTTACTATTTTACCATAAAAACATATTGGAATATGAATAA